In the Quercus lobata isolate SW786 chromosome 5, ValleyOak3.0 Primary Assembly, whole genome shotgun sequence genome, one interval contains:
- the LOC115991109 gene encoding F-box protein At5g49610-like yields the protein MVLRKTKKKEESPTLPKDMIFEILSRITSGDIGRCRLVSKDWNLITYDSSFIQAHSERTKTIDGFFIGSLEWGKPVNKFVSINEPDPKSKLSLDFIPGPVSIIAATKQGLLLCVDNYSCRNHKYYVCKPSTKQWKKIPNPRTRYHTVRCAMVVLKSNPLHYKIIRFSTHSLRTIMTYKSMTYSFLFCEIFDSKAWAWKKLKDVVMLPKDEWLGFHDPVVSVSGSLYWLTNNNMVFVFHVDSNKCTTFDLPFPLCKKKYFDPMKLVEYQGRVGMLCKKGCDIQVWMMENHEVWSKKQTVSIEPAKLSASCYPVAFQSSDIMLMGDDTNMIHYDFRSGNSKMSNVWIRTRPMGIFPFHSDFELVDLKRIGVIRKNM from the coding sequence ATGGTTCTACGcaagacaaagaaaaaggaggagTCTCCTACTCTTCCTAAGGATATGATCTTTGAGATTTTGAGCCGGATAACATCAGGAGATATTGGGCGATGCAGACTTGTTTCAAAGGATTGGAACTTGATCACGTATGACTCAAGTTTCATACAGGCACATAGTGAAAGAACCAAAACAATTGATGGTTTTTTCATTGGAAGTTTAGAATGGGGCAAACCCGTCAACAAGTTTGTATCCATCAATGAACCGGATCCTAAATCTAAACTCTCGCTCGATTTCATACCTGGTCCGGTCTCCATTATAGCTGCCACTAAACAAGGTCTTCTTCTGTGCGTGGATAATTATAGTTGTAGAAATCATAAATATTATGTTTGCAAGCCCAGTACTAAACAGTGGAAGAAGATACCAAATCCTAGAACTCGGTATCACACTGTAAGATGTGCAATGGTTGTGCTCAAGTCAAATCCTTTGCACTATAAGATCATCAGATTTTCAACACACTCCCTGCGTACAATTATGACCTATAAGTCTATGAcgtattcttttcttttttgtgagaTTTTTGATTCAAAAGCGTGGGCATGGAAAAAGTTGAAAGATGTAGTAATGTTGCCCAAAGATGAGTGGTTGGGATTTCATGACCCAGTTGTATCTGTTTCTGGCTCTCTTTATTGGCTAACTAACAACAATATGGTGTTCGTTTTTCATGTCGATTCCAACAAATGCACAACATTTGATCTACCTTTTCCATTATGCAAGAAAAAATACTTCGATCCCATGAAACTTGTTGAGTACCAAGGGCGTGTTGGGATGCTTTGCAAGAAAGGATGTGATATACAAGTATGGATGATGGAAAATCATGAAGTATGGAGTAAGAAACAAACTGTGAGTATTGAACCTGCAAAACTTAGTGCTTCTTGTTATCCAGTTGCTTTCCAAAGTTCTGATATTATGTTGATGGGAGACGATACCAACATGATACACTACGACTTTAGAAGCGGAAATTCGAAAATGAGCAATGTGTGGATCCGGACCAGGCCGATGGGAATTTTCCCCTTTCATTCAGATTTTGAACTTGTTGATTTGAAGAGAATAGGtgttataagaaaaaatatgtaa
- the LOC115992611 gene encoding pentatricopeptide repeat-containing protein At1g61870, mitochondrial, giving the protein MSLTTRLRFLTYSHRVATHLHHFYSTSSILSQNSSTPLSSKSKTRSALSLLKSEQNPHKILEICHAASLTPESHLDRIAFSVAISKLSESNHFDTIRQFLDDLLTSRPDLKTERFASHAIVLYGQAKMIPQAIDTFKRIHDLGIPRTVKSLNALLFACLLAKDYKELNRVYIEFPKFYEIQPNLDTFNTVIKGFSESGSTSSGYSVLAELERKSVKPNATTFGNLLAGFYKEGKFEDVGKVLKLMENHGVNRGIGTYNIRIQSLCKLKKSSEAKALMDGMLSRGMKPNSDTYSHLIHGFCKEGDLEEGKKLLKSMKSRGIQPSSDCYYSLVYFLCQGKDFDAALLIAKESMEKGWIPNFGTMKSLVEGLVGVSKVDEAREVIKQVKEKVIKNVEMWDEIEAGLPQ; this is encoded by the coding sequence atgtccCTCACCACTCGTCTCCGCTTCCTCACATACTCCCACCGCGTCGCCACCCACCTCCACCACTTCTACTCCACCTCATCCATCCTCTCCCAAAACTCCTCCACCCCACTCTCCTCCAAGTCCAAGACCCGATCGGCACTCTCCCTCCTCAAATCCGAGCAGAACCCACACAAAATCCTCGAAATCTGCCACGCCGCTTCTCTCACCCCCGAGTCCCACCTCGACCGCATCGCTTTCTCCGTCGCCATTTCCAAGCTCTCCGAATCCAACCACTTCGACACAATCCGCCAGTTCCTCGACGACCTCCTAACCTCTCGCCCCGACCTCAAAACGGAGCGTTTCGCTTCTCACGCTATCGTTCTGTACGGTCAAGCCAAGATGATCCCACAAGCCATTGACACTTTCAAGCGAATTCACGATCTGGGTATTCCTCGAACCGTTAAATCTCTCAACGCTTTGCTTTTTGCTTGTCTTCTGGCTAAGGATTACAAGGAGCTGAACCGGGTTTATATTGAGTTTCCGAAGTTTTATGAGATTCAGCCGAATTTGGATACGTTTAATACGGTGATTAAAGGGTTTTCGGAATCGGGTTCGACGAGTTCTGGGTACTCTGTTTTGGCTGAGTTGGAGAGGAAGTCTGTGAAGCCGAATGCCACTACTTTTGGGAATTTGCTTGCTGGGTTTTACAAGGAGGGGAAGTTTGAGGATGTTGGGAAAGTTTTGAAATTGATGGAGAACCATGGAGTGAATAGGGGTATTGGTACTTATAACATTAGGATTCAGAGTTTGTGTAAGTTGAAGAAGTCTTCCGAGGCTAAGGCTTTGATGGATGGAATGTTGTCGAGGGGGATGAAGCCGAATTCGGATACTTATTCCCATTTGATTCATGGGTTTTGTAAGGAAGGGGATTTGGAGGAAGGTAAGAAGCTCTTGAAGAGTATGAAGAGTAGGGGTATTCAACCGAGTAGCGATTGTTATTATTCATTGGTGTATTTCCTGTGCCAAGGAAAGGATTTCGATGCTGCTTTATTGATTGCTAAGGAGAGTATGGAGAAGGGTTGGATCCCGAATTTTGGGACAATGAAGTCGCTCGTGGAGGGACTTGTGGGAGTTTCGAAGGTTGATGAGGCTCGAGAGGTTATTAAGCAAGTCAAGGAGAAAGTCATAAAGAATGTCGAAATGTGGGATGAAATTGAAGCTGGCTTGCCTCAGTAA